The sequence below is a genomic window from Phycisphaerales bacterium AB-hyl4.
GACGTGTCCACCCAGCTGACGCGCCGCATCCGCCTGAACATCCCCATTCTCTCCTCTCCGATGGATACCGTAACTGAGGCGGCGCTGGCCATTGCGCTCGCACAGGAAGGCGGCCTCGGCGTCGTCCACAAGAACCTCGACGCCGACGAACAGGTCCGCGAGGTCATCAAGGTTAAACGCTCGGCCAACGGCATCATCACCGACCCGGTGACCCTGGCCCCCGACGTGCCCGCCGCCCGCGTTCGCCAGCTCATGCGCGAGCAGAACATCTCCGGCGTGCCCATCACCGTCGACGGCAAGCCCAACAGCGAAGTCGTCGGCATCATCACCCGCCGCGACATGATGTTCCTCACCGACGACGAGACCCCGCTGCATCAGGTGATGAGCAAAGACCGCCTCATCACCGCGCCGCCCACCACCACCCTCGAACAGGCCGAGGCCATCCTCAACAAAAACAAGGTCGAGAAGCTGCTGCTCGTTGATAACAACATGCAGCTCACCGGCCTGATCACGATGCGCGACATCGCCAAGCTTGAGCAGTTCCCCCTCGCCTGCCGCGACGATCGTGGCAGGCTGCGTGTGGGCGCTGCCGTGGGCGTCAACCAGCTCGACCGTGTCGATGCACTGATCAAAGCGGAAGTCGACCTGATCGTCGTCGACTCGGCGCATGGCCATAGCAGCAACGTCATCGAGACGGTCAAAGCCATCAAAGCCCGCTACGACATTGACGTGATCGCGGGCAACATCGCCACCGAGCAAGGCGCTCGCGACCTCATCGCCGCCGGCGCGGATGCGATCAAGGTCGGCATCGGGCCCGGGTCGATCTGCACCACCCGCGTCGTGACCGGCGTGGGCATGCCGCAGGTCTCCGCCATCTTCAACGCCTGCCGCGCCGCCGACGCAGAAGGCGTCCCCGTCATCGCCGACGGCGGCATCCGCCAGAGTGGTGACATCGCCAAAGCCATCGCCGCCGGGGCGTCGGCCGTGATGCTCGGCTCACTGTTCGCCGGCCTCGACGAAGCGCCCGGCGAAACCATCATCCACATGGGCCGACGCTACAAAACCTACCGCGGCATGGGCAGCCAGGGCGCCATGATGCAAGGCTCCGCCGACCGCTACGGCCAGTCCGGCGTCAAAGAACGCGGCAAGCTCGTCCCCGAAGGCGTCGAA
It includes:
- the guaB gene encoding IMP dehydrogenase — translated: MEAKIITDGITFDDVLLIPARSDVVPTQTDVSTQLTRRIRLNIPILSSPMDTVTEAALAIALAQEGGLGVVHKNLDADEQVREVIKVKRSANGIITDPVTLAPDVPAARVRQLMREQNISGVPITVDGKPNSEVVGIITRRDMMFLTDDETPLHQVMSKDRLITAPPTTTLEQAEAILNKNKVEKLLLVDNNMQLTGLITMRDIAKLEQFPLACRDDRGRLRVGAAVGVNQLDRVDALIKAEVDLIVVDSAHGHSSNVIETVKAIKARYDIDVIAGNIATEQGARDLIAAGADAIKVGIGPGSICTTRVVTGVGMPQVSAIFNACRAADAEGVPVIADGGIRQSGDIAKAIAAGASAVMLGSLFAGLDEAPGETIIHMGRRYKTYRGMGSQGAMMQGSADRYGQSGVKERGKLVPEGVEGRVPYRGPLGDFVYQLVGGLRAGMGYCGAHTVPDLREHARFVRVSGASLVESHPHDITITREAPNYSVEVRVDE